AAACGTCATCGCTCAGGCGTTCGTCGCTGAGGACGTGATACATGGATTGCGCCCGGTCTTTCGAAACGTTGCCTTCCGGGACGTTCAACACTTCGAATTCCAGCCTTCTGTCGGGCCAGGCCACGACGACGATGTCCTTCGCCGCGACCTGATGGCCGGGTTTCGCGGACCTCCCGGAAATGGTGACCATACCCCGGTCACAGGCCTTCTTGGCGGCGTCCCGCTGTTTGATGATGCGGGACCGTTTCAGAAAGAGATCTACTCTCATCTCACGGGATGTCGCGGGTTGGTCACACGTTAGACGTACGTTGCGGATCTCGGTTCAGGGCAGGGCGTTCAGGGCAGGGTGTCCAGGCCGCGCTCGTCAATGTACAACTCGCGGCGAAGATCCTTGAGCCACCGTTCCCTCTCCTCACTCCACTTGGCGAATTTGGCCAGATTCGTGATTTCCTGAAAGTGGTCGTCCAGGGTGAACTTGTCGCCCCCGGTCCTGTCGTTCAGCCGCATGATGTGATAGGAGACGGCGCCCTGGTCCACCACTTTGATGGGTTCGGTCATCTCGTCGATGGAGACGGCGTTGAGGGCGGCCTGGTACTGGGGCAGCAACTGGTCGAGCATGAACTCCCCGATGTGGCCGCCTTCGGAAGCGGAGGCCAGGTCTTCCGAGTACTTCGCCGCGGCATCGGAAAAAGTCTCGTCGCCGTCGAGTATCCGCTGCCGCAGCATGGAAATCGTCTCCAGCGCCCGATGATCGTCGTCATCCGTCTTCGGGATCTGGACCAGTATGTGCCGGACGCGGATCTGGTCGTCCCTCCGTTCCTCCAGCTTGATGACATGCAGGCCCACGTCGGTCTGCACCGCGGGGCTGACGCCGCCCGTCTCCAGGGCGAAAGCCGCTTCTTCGAAATCGGCCATGAACGTGCCGCGGCTGAAGAACCCCAGGTCTCCGCCGTTTCTGGCGCTGTTCAGGTCTTCCGAATACCGCCGCGCCATCTCGCCGAAATCCTCGCCGTCGGCTATGCGGCGCCGGATCTCCTCGATCCGCGCGTTCATGGCGGCCACGACTTCCGGGTTCGGGCGTGACGTGATCATGATATGGCTCAGGTCGAGCTGGACGGGATTCGACGGTATGCTGTCATAGTAC
The window above is part of the Gemmatimonadota bacterium genome. Proteins encoded here:
- a CDS encoding RNA-binding S4 domain-containing protein yields the protein MRVDLFLKRSRIIKQRDAAKKACDRGMVTISGRSAKPGHQVAAKDIVVVAWPDRRLEFEVLNVPEGNVSKDRAQSMYHVLSDERLSDDVSGFEAC